ATCGTGCACCGCCTCGACGTGGGCACCTCGGGCCTGATGGTCGTCGCCAAGTCGGAGTACGCGTACACGTCGCTCAAGCGCCAGTTCAAGGAGCGCACGGTCGACAAGCGCTACCACGCGCTCGTGCAGGGCCACCCGGACCCGACCAGCGGCACCATCGACGCGCCCATCGGACGCCACCCGAACCACGACTACAAGTGGGCGGTCACCGCCGAGGGCAAGCCCTCCGTCACGCACTACGACCTGATCGAGGCCTTCCGCGCCGCCTCCCTGCTCGACATCAAGCTGGAGACCGGGCGCACCCACCAGATCCGCGTCCACATGTCGGCCCACCGCCACCCCTGCGTCGGCGACCTGACCTACGGCGCGGACCCCACCCTCTCCAAGCGCCTCGGCCTCACCCGGCAGTGGCTGCACGCGAAGCGGCTCGGCTTCGAGCACCCCGGTGACGGGCAGTGGGTCGAGTTCGAGAGCGGCTACCCCGAGGACCTCCAGCGGGCCCTCGACAAGGTGCGTGAGGAGAGCTACGCGTGACGGGCGCGGATGGGACGGCGGCGGGTTCCCCGGCGACCCCGGGCACCTCGTACGTGGTGAGGGTCGCCGAGGAGGCGACCGACCGCGAGGCCTGCTTCAGGGTCCGCAAGGACGTCTTTGTCGGTGAGCAGGGCGTACCGGAGGACATCGAGTACGACGCGTACGACGCCGGCGCCCTGCATGTGCTGGCGGTCCGCGAGGACGGCGTACCGCTCGGCACCGGGCGGCTCCTGCACGGCGAGGCGGCCGCGGCGAAGACCGGCGGGGACCCGGCCGTGGGTTCCCTCGGACGGCTCGCCGTGACGCGCGAGGCGCGCGGGCTCGGCGTGGGCGCGGCGCTCGTCGGAGCCATCGAGCGGGCCGCACACGCGCGGGGCCTGACCGCTGTCGACCTGCACGCCCAGACCCACGCCCTCGGCTTCTACGAACGGCTCGGATACGCGGCCTACGGCCCGGAGTTCCCCGACGCCGGAATCCCGCACCGCGCGATGCGCAAGGCCCTGTGAGCGGGGTTTGTCCTAGCGGCATGGCACGCTTGAGGTCCGGATCGACCTTGATCGCCTAGACCCCGCCGGAGCGCTGACCGTGGATCAGTTGGCCCTGCTGTTCGTGCTGTTGCTCGGGGCCGTGATCAGCGTCCCGGTGGGAGACCGGCTCGGGCTGCCCTCGCCGGTCCTCATGACGCTGCTCGGCATCGCCCTGGCCCTGCCCAAGTTCGTCCCGAACGTGGACATCCCGCCGGAGCTGATCCTGCCCGCGCTGCTGCCGCCGCTGCTGTACGCGGCGGTGCGGCGGACCTCGTGGAGACAGTTCGCTGCCAACCTGCGGCCGATCTTCCTGCTCGCCGTGGCCCTGGTGTTCGTCACCACGCTCGTCGTGGCGGCCGTCGCCAGCTCCATCGTGCCCGGCCTGCCGATCGCCGCCGCCATCGCGCTCGGCGCGCTCGTGGCACCTCCCGACCCGGTCGCGGCGACCGCCGTCGCCGGTCAGCTCGGCCTGCCCCGCCGGCTGGTGTCGATCCTGGAGGGGGAGGGGCTCTTCAACGACGTGACGGCCATCGTGCTGTACCACGTCGCCATCGCCGCCGCGGTCAGCGGGACCTTCTCGCCCTGGCGGGCCGGCCTGGACCTGGTGCTGTCCGCGGTCGTCGCCGTCGTCATCGGCGTCGCGCTGGGCTGGGCGACGAACAAGCTGATGACCCTGCTCGACGACACCACGCTGCAGATCGGCCTGACCCTGCTGGTGCCGTTCGCCTCGTACGTGCTGGCCGAGGAACTGCACGGCTCCGGCGTGCTCGCGGTGCTCACCACCGCCCTGTTCCTGTCGGAGTACGCGACCGACGCCGACGACGTCATGACCCGGCTCGCCGGTTCCACCGTCTGGGACGTGGTCGACACGCTCGTCACCGGGGTCGCCTTCGGCCTCATCGGGCTCGAACTGCACAACGCGCTCCGCACGGCGGCCGGGCGGTGGGGCGAGATGCTCGGCTGGGCCGGTGCGATCGTGGCCGTGGTCGTGCTGGTCCGCCTCGCCTGGCTGCTGCCCGCGACCTGGCTGACCAAGCGGCTGCACGCCAAGCGGGACTACGACGAGGAGATCCCCACGTCCTGGCGGGAGACCGTGGTGATGTGGTGGGCCGGGATGCGGGGAGTGGCGTCCGTCGCCCTCGCCCTCGCCATCCCGCTGGAGATGGACGACGGTTCACCGTTCCCCGACCGCGACGAGATCGTCTTCATCGCCTTCGGGGTGATCATGGCCACGCTGCTGATCCAGGGACTCACGCTGCCGTGGCTGGTCAGGAAGCTCGGGGTGCGGGCCGACGAGGACGTCGAGAAGGCCTTCGAGAAGGAGCTGGCGCTGCGGGCCGCGAAGGCGGCGAAGAAGCGGCTCCGGGAGATCGAGGACGCGGAGGAGCTCCCGGAGGAGGTCTCCGAGCAGCTGCTGCGCCGGGCCTTCGAGATCGGGGTGCGGATCAGCCCCGACCTGGGGGACGAGGAGCGGCGCGAGGGGCACGAGAAGCGCGTCCGGCGGATCAAGCGGATGCGGCGCATCCAGGCGGAGATGATGAGCGCGGCCCGGCACGAGGTGCTGTCCGCGCGCAGCGAGCCCGGGGCGGATCCGGAGATCGTGGACCGGGTCCTGCGGCATCTCGACGTACGCAGCCTGCGCTGACCGGGCAGGACCCCGCACCGCCTTCTCCGCAGGGCTTTCTCCGGAGGCTCGTAGACGGGGGCCCGTACCGCGTTTTTCCCGGACGGGCGTGGGCAGGCCCGGGCGGCCTGCTCCGAACGGCCGTGGACCCGTGGGCCCGAACAGGTCCGGGCCGCCCGCACGCTTCGGTGCGGGCGACCCGGACCGGGCTCGCGGAGTGGAGAGGGCGGCGCCCCGGGGGTCACCCCCGGCCGGGACCCGTCCTGGGCGGCTCCTTGGAGTACGCGTTGGCGAACGAGTACGAGTAGCGGCTGCGGTGCAGGCGGGACGGCACGCCGTCCCCGCCGTCCGCGCCGTCCCGGTCCTCGTGCCCGGCGCGGCGTCCCTGGCCGGGCGTGAGCACCGCCTCGGCGGTGTTGACCCGGGGCAGCGCGTAGGGGTGCTGTTCGGTCAGCCAGCGCATCATCTGCTCGCGGACCGTGACCCGTACCGTCCAGATGTCGTCCGCGTCCTTCGCGGTGACCAGAGCGCGGACCTGCAGTGTGTTGGGCGTCGTGTCGGTGACGGCGAGACCGTAGTCGCGGCCGTCCCAGGCCGGGCACTCGCGCAGGATGTCGCGCAGCTTCCCGCGCATCGCCTCCACCGGGGCGGAGTGGTCGAGGTGCAGGAAGACGATCCCGGTCATCTGCGGAGTGCCTCGGGACCAGTTCTCGAACGGCTTGGACGTGAAGTACGACACCGGCATGGTGATCCGGCGCTCGTCCCAGGTCCGCACCGTGAGGAAGGTCAGGGTGATCTCCTCGACGGTGCCCCACTCGCCGTCGACGACCACGGTGTCGCCGAGCCGCACCATGTCGCCGAAGGCGATCTGCAGTCCGGCGAAGAGGTTCGACAGCGTGGACTGGGCGGCGACACCGGCGACGATGCCGAGGATTCCGGCCGAGGCCAGCAGCGAGGCGCCCGCCGCCCGCATCGCGGGGAAGGTCAGCAGCATCGCGGAGACGGCGACCACGCCGACGACGGCGGTGACCACGCGCTGGATCAGCGCGACCTGGGTCCGGACCCGGCGCACCCGCGCCGGATCGCGGTGCGCGTTCGCGTAGCGCGAGTACGAGGTGTCCACGATCGCCGTCGTGACGCTCACGACCAGCCAGGCGGCGGCACCGATGAGGATCAGGGTCAGGGTTCTGCCGATGCCGACGCGGTGCTCCATCAGCAGCTTCGCCTGGTCGAAGGAGCCTCTGAGCAGTGCCGCGAACAGGACCAGCTGGAAGGGGATGCGGCCACGGCGGAGCAGACCCCACAGGGAGGTCTCTCTGTGCCGGTCGTCCACCCGACGCAACAGGAGGTCCACGGACCACCCGATGAGCAGTGCGAGCACGACCGAGCCGCCGACGACGATCACCGGGCGCAGTACGTTCTCCATGCCAAGGAACGTAACCGGCTCGCGGCGCTCATGAACATGTGATCTCCGGGCGAAACGGGGTATGCCGCGAGGGCGCCACCGCGTACGCCGCCCGATCAGCGGTGCCACGACGTCGATGTGACACGGGGCACGGCCTCCGTTCTGGGCTGTCGGTCCCGGCTGGCACCATGGAACCCATGGACATCATGCTTTTCCACTCGACGTACGGTCTGCGCCCCGCGGTGCGCGCGGCGGCGGACCGGCTGCGGGCCGCGGGACACGAGGTGTGGACGCCCGACCTCTTCGAGGGGCGCACCTTCGACACCGTGGAGGAGGGCATGGCCTTCAACGAGGAGATCGGCAAGGTCGAGCTGCTCAAGCGCGCCGTGCTGGCCGCCGCGCCCTACTCCGACCGGGGCCTGGTCTACGCGGGCTTCTCCCTCGGAGCCTCCGTCGCGCAGACCCTGGCCCTCGGCGACGAGAAGGCCCGCGGGCTGCTCCTGCTGCACGGCACGTCGGACATCGCGGAGACCGCTTCGGTGGACGACCTGCCCGTCCAGCTCCATGTCGCCGAGCCCGACCAGTTCGAGACCGACGACTGGCTGAGCGCCTGGTACCTCCAGATGCAGAGAGCCGGCGCCGACGTGGAGGTCTACCGCTACGCGGGCGCCGGCCACCTCTACACCGACCCCGACCTCCCCGACTACGACGCCCAGGCGGCCGAGGCCACCTGGAAGGTGGCACTCGGCTTCATCGACAGTCTGTAGCTGTTGCCGGAGGCAGGGGTCTGCGACCCGGTGCTACACCGGGTCGTAGGTGCGCTCCATCGTCTGGGTGCCGCTGCGGGTCCGGTACGAACGGGCCCAGGACGAGGTCGCGTTCGGGTTCGTGCGGTCGGACGTGACGTAGAAGTCCATCTGCGCGCGGGCGGTCGTGATGTCCAGGACGCCGTAGCCGTGGCGGTCGGTGTCGATCCAGTGGACGTGGCGGTTGGCCGCGCGGATGACCGGTGACGCGAGGGCGGAGACGGTGCCCTCGGGGACCTTGACGATGTCGTCGAGGTTGTCGGAGGTCATCGAGGTGACCACGAACTCGGTCGCCGCGGAGGCCGACAGTGGGTACGTGCCGGCGTCCACCGGCACGTCGTTGGCCCAGGCCATGTGGATGTCGCCGGTCAGGAACACCGTGTTGCGGATCGCGTTGGAGCGCAGGTGCGCGAGCAGTTCGCGGCGGTCGTCCGTGTAGCCGTCCCACTGGTCGGTGTTGAGGGCGATGCCCTCCTGCGGCAGTCCGAGCAGCTTGGCGAGCGGCTTGAGCAGGTCGGCGGAGAGCGCCCCCACCGCGAACGGCGAGATCATCACGGAGTTGCCGACCAGCCGCCAGGTGGTGTCCGAGGCCTTGAGCCCGGTCTTCAGCCAGTCGAGCTGCGCGCGGCCGGTGATCGTACGGTCCGGGTCGTCGACCGAGCCGCTGGCCGTGGCCGCCTGCTGCGAGCGGAAGGAGCGCAGGTCGAGCAGGGAGAGGTCCGCGAGCTTGCCGAAGCGCAGCCGGCGGTAGGTGGTGCCGGCGATCGCCGGGCGGACCGGCATCCACTCGAAGTACGCCTGCTTGGCGGCGGACTGACGGGCCGACCAGGTGCCCTCGGCGCCCTCGGTGTGATTGACGGCGCCGCCCGACCAGGCGTTGTCGGCGAACTCGTGATCGTCCCAGATCGCCACGACGGGCGCCTTGTGGTGCAGGGCCTGCAGGTCCGGGTCGGTCTTGTAACGGCCGTGCCGGGTGCGGTAGTCGGCGAGGGTGATGATCTCGTTGGCCGGGGCGTGCGGCCGGACGACCGTGCCCCGGGTGCCGTACTCCCCGGACTTGTACTCGTAGATGTAGTCGCCCAGGTGCAGCCAGGCGTCGAGGTCGCCGCGGGCCGCGAGGTGGCGGTACGCCGAGAAGTAGCCCGCCTCCCAGTTGGCGCAGGAGAC
The window above is part of the Streptomyces sp. NBC_01428 genome. Proteins encoded here:
- a CDS encoding GNAT family N-acetyltransferase, with amino-acid sequence MTGADGTAAGSPATPGTSYVVRVAEEATDREACFRVRKDVFVGEQGVPEDIEYDAYDAGALHVLAVREDGVPLGTGRLLHGEAAAAKTGGDPAVGSLGRLAVTREARGLGVGAALVGAIERAAHARGLTAVDLHAQTHALGFYERLGYAAYGPEFPDAGIPHRAMRKAL
- a CDS encoding dienelactone hydrolase family protein; protein product: MDIMLFHSTYGLRPAVRAAADRLRAAGHEVWTPDLFEGRTFDTVEEGMAFNEEIGKVELLKRAVLAAAPYSDRGLVYAGFSLGASVAQTLALGDEKARGLLLLHGTSDIAETASVDDLPVQLHVAEPDQFETDDWLSAWYLQMQRAGADVEVYRYAGAGHLYTDPDLPDYDAQAAEATWKVALGFIDSL
- a CDS encoding Na+/H+ antiporter, whose product is MDQLALLFVLLLGAVISVPVGDRLGLPSPVLMTLLGIALALPKFVPNVDIPPELILPALLPPLLYAAVRRTSWRQFAANLRPIFLLAVALVFVTTLVVAAVASSIVPGLPIAAAIALGALVAPPDPVAATAVAGQLGLPRRLVSILEGEGLFNDVTAIVLYHVAIAAAVSGTFSPWRAGLDLVLSAVVAVVIGVALGWATNKLMTLLDDTTLQIGLTLLVPFASYVLAEELHGSGVLAVLTTALFLSEYATDADDVMTRLAGSTVWDVVDTLVTGVAFGLIGLELHNALRTAAGRWGEMLGWAGAIVAVVVLVRLAWLLPATWLTKRLHAKRDYDEEIPTSWRETVVMWWAGMRGVASVALALAIPLEMDDGSPFPDRDEIVFIAFGVIMATLLIQGLTLPWLVRKLGVRADEDVEKAFEKELALRAAKAAKKRLREIEDAEELPEEVSEQLLRRAFEIGVRISPDLGDEERREGHEKRVRRIKRMRRIQAEMMSAARHEVLSARSEPGADPEIVDRVLRHLDVRSLR
- a CDS encoding alkaline phosphatase D family protein, giving the protein MTSRQRSSDSAGVLDSRAPSRRSVVKAAAATAVLAAPLAAALPARAATEAPAFLHGVASGDPLPDGVLLWTRVTPESSAVPGSGLGADTEVSWTVATDKAFTTVVAKGSTVATAASDHTVKADIRGLRPATDYWFRFSSGGTDSPAARTRTAPAADAAVPGLRFGVVSCANWEAGYFSAYRHLAARGDLDAWLHLGDYIYEYKSGEYGTRGTVVRPHAPANEIITLADYRTRHGRYKTDPDLQALHHKAPVVAIWDDHEFADNAWSGGAVNHTEGAEGTWSARQSAAKQAYFEWMPVRPAIAGTTYRRLRFGKLADLSLLDLRSFRSQQAATASGSVDDPDRTITGRAQLDWLKTGLKASDTTWRLVGNSVMISPFAVGALSADLLKPLAKLLGLPQEGIALNTDQWDGYTDDRRELLAHLRSNAIRNTVFLTGDIHMAWANDVPVDAGTYPLSASAATEFVVTSMTSDNLDDIVKVPEGTVSALASPVIRAANRHVHWIDTDRHGYGVLDITTARAQMDFYVTSDRTNPNATSSWARSYRTRSGTQTMERTYDPV
- a CDS encoding RluA family pseudouridine synthase — translated: MSTIPEIRTLPVPDGLEGERVDAAISRMFGFSRTKAAELAAAGKVSVDGSVVGKSERVHGGAWMEVEMPQAPAPVQIVAEPVEGMEIVHDDDDVVVIVKPVGVAAHPSPGWTGPTVIGGLAAAGYRISTSGAAERQGIVHRLDVGTSGLMVVAKSEYAYTSLKRQFKERTVDKRYHALVQGHPDPTSGTIDAPIGRHPNHDYKWAVTAEGKPSVTHYDLIEAFRAASLLDIKLETGRTHQIRVHMSAHRHPCVGDLTYGADPTLSKRLGLTRQWLHAKRLGFEHPGDGQWVEFESGYPEDLQRALDKVREESYA
- a CDS encoding mechanosensitive ion channel family protein — its product is MENVLRPVIVVGGSVVLALLIGWSVDLLLRRVDDRHRETSLWGLLRRGRIPFQLVLFAALLRGSFDQAKLLMEHRVGIGRTLTLILIGAAAWLVVSVTTAIVDTSYSRYANAHRDPARVRRVRTQVALIQRVVTAVVGVVAVSAMLLTFPAMRAAGASLLASAGILGIVAGVAAQSTLSNLFAGLQIAFGDMVRLGDTVVVDGEWGTVEEITLTFLTVRTWDERRITMPVSYFTSKPFENWSRGTPQMTGIVFLHLDHSAPVEAMRGKLRDILRECPAWDGRDYGLAVTDTTPNTLQVRALVTAKDADDIWTVRVTVREQMMRWLTEQHPYALPRVNTAEAVLTPGQGRRAGHEDRDGADGGDGVPSRLHRSRYSYSFANAYSKEPPRTGPGRG